TAGATGAAGGGGTCGCAAGTGGTGACCCGTGTTGGATTCGAACCAACGGCCCACTCCTTAAAAGGGAGTTGCTCTACCAGCTGAGCTAACGGGTCACTTCCCACATTCTCGGGCTTTTGCTTTGCCTTCGCTGAATGTGAGTGAAATTATAAGCAAAAAATTTTTGCTTGTCAAGAGTTTGTATAAGTCCAATACATATGGCACTCATAATGATTTTCAAGAAGGTATTGTACCGGAGATTTAAAATTAAGAGAAGAGTGTGGTATTTTGGTATTGTAATCGATGAGCCATTTTGCTAATTTTTTATTGAATTCATCCAAATCTGTAAAGAGTAAATCTTCATAGTATTGAATAAATTGTTCTTGAATTGTTCTATTGAATCTTTCATTGTGTGCATTCATTTTAGGGCTCCTTGGATATGTCCAGTAGTGTGTAAAGCCTTTTTGTTCAAGCAGAGCATCAAACTCTTTTTTAAATTCACTGCCATTATCTGAAAGAATTGCAAGTTTACGTTTTTGTTTGATGGAGGTTATTCCATCAATTAAAGCTTCAAGAGCATATGCAGTATGTTTTGCTCTTTTAGATGGAATTGCTACTGCGAATGCAATACGTGTGAGTGGGTCAATCATAGTAAGGATATATCGTTTTATACCGTTTGATACTATTTGGATGGTATCGACTGCCCAGAGTTCAAATGGTTTAGATTTGAGGTTTTTTGGTTTTCTGTTTTTTTGTGTCTTCTTTTTTGGTTTCACTTTTCCTTTTGTATCGATGCGGTAGGGAAAAAGTCTCATTGTATCTGGTGCTTTTGCGATTATTCTTCCTATTGTGGATTCCGAGGGAGTTTTAAGTTCTTTTTCTTCACAAAAAGGTTTAAGCAGGTGGTAGAGTTTTGCTTTGCCGATGTTGGGATACTCTTTTCTTAATCTTTTTATCTCATTAATAACTTCTCTTGGTACTTTTGACTCTCTTACTCTTTTTGGTCTTCGTGATTTTGGATTTAAGGCTTTGATATCGCCATTTGCATCATTTAAACTCTTTTTCCATCGAAAGAGTGTTCTTCTGCTTACTCCAAAAGCTTCAGTTGTTGCTGCTAGTCCATATTTTTCCCAAAACTCCAATATCTTTTTTCTTCTTTTTGCCTCTTCGCTTATCATAAGCGAATTGTAGTATATCCTCTCTAATCTTTTATATCCTTTGAGCCCTGGCAACGTGTATTTGATTTGCACTCCTCACTCTCCCTCTCGGAGTGCCATATGTGTTTGAACTTATGCAGAGTTTGTATAAGTCCACAATAGATGATTTATTTATTTTCATTTTACAAACTTAGAAAAGCTCATCTTTTGCAATTTCAAAGAGCAACTTTATGCCATACATTGCTGCTTGGTATTGAATGTAGTTACGATCTCCTTTGAAATAGAGCGTGCGAATGATTTCATGAGATGCGCTTTTACAGCCAACTACTACAGTACCAACTGGTTTAGTTTCTGTAGCACCTCCAGGACCTGCAATCCCGCTTATAGCTATAGCAAAGTCTGCTTGTGCAACTCTCATAGCACCTTTAAGCATCTCTTCTACTGTCTCTTCACTCACTGCACCAAAGGCTTGGAGTGTTTCTTGCTTGACTCCAAGCCATGCATTTTTTATTTCGTTTGCATAAGTAACTAAAGAGCCATTAAAAATATTTGATGAACCTGGAACTTTTGTAAGAAGTGAGGCAAGAAGTCCTCCTGTACAGCTTTCAGCAAAGGTAATTGTTTTGTGCAGTGCAGACAATCTTTCTATAAGGTATTCAAATATATTCGTCGTAACTACGAGATTTTGTGGTATCAAGAGTTTTGCATTTTGCACGAACATTGCAATATCGCCAAAGCGCTTATTATATGCGAAGAGTTTATAGAGATTAATACTCTCTTGGGAGAGAATAAAATCTATATCATAACTTTTAGCAAGAGGAAGGAGCTTTTCTACTATTTCTTCCTTTGGCATATCAAAAATATAAAAGAGTGCTGTCTCTTTTTGTGATTCAAGAAGAATTTTTGGAAGCTTTGAGCAAGATTCTGCTTTAATGAGATTGAGCGATTTATCTGCAAAAGTAAGTAAAAAGCTATTTTTTTCAACAATTTTTGCTTTTGAAGGAACTAGCATCTCTTCATTTGCTATGAGATTGTCTTCAAAAATAGTTGCAATAATCTTGCTTGTAGTAGCATAGCTTTGTGGAGTTGTAACGATGAGCGTTTTGTCATACTCTTCCAAGGCTTTAGATATTTTTAAAAAGAGATTTTTATCTTTTTCAGCGAGATAGAGCTCTGCATTTATACACTCTATCTTTTTGAGAGCTTCACGTTTTATATATGATACGAGCTCTGTGTTTATGAGGAACTCTTTGCCAACGTAGAGGATGATATTTTTCATGAGGAGTCCTTCGGGCTTGCTAGAAACTATCTTTAAGGATTATATCAAATATTCAGAGCCTTTTAATCACTTTTTGAATAAAATATATACCAAAAATGCAAAAGAGGGATGAATGGATTATAAAGAGACACTGCTACTTCCAAAAACCACCTTTCCTATGCGTGGAAATCTCCCACAAAATGAGCCAAAACGCTATAAGAGATGGTTTGAAAAAGATGTTTATCAAAAAATGAAACAAAAGAGGGAGGGAAAACCTCTCTTTACACTCCATGACGGCCCTCCCTATGCCAATGGTCATATTCATATTGGCCATGCGCTCAATAAAATCCTCAAAGATATTATCGTTAAATTTAACTACTTTCAGGGAAATGCTATACGTTTTACTCCTGGATGGGATTGTCATGGACTTCCTATAGAGCAGCAAGTAGAAAAGAAGTTAGGGACCAAGAAAAAAGAGGAGTTGCCAAAGACAAAGATTAGAGAGTTATGCCGTGAGCATGCAAGCAAATTTGTCAATATCCAAAAAGAGGAGTTTAAGGGGCTTGGTATTGTAGCTGATTGGGAAAAACCTTATCTTACTATGGACTATGCATTTGAAGCAGATATCTACCGTGCGTTATGTGAGATTGCAAAAGAGGGGCTTTTGGTAGAGCGCAGCAAACCTGTATACTGGAGCTGGGCAGCTAAAACTGCATTAGCAGAAGCAGAAGTAGAGTATGAAGATAAAGTAAGTCCTTCTATTTACGTAGCATTCAAGCTTGATAAAGAGGCAGCGCAAAGAGTGGGAAAAGATGCTAGTATAATCATTTGGACTACAACACCTTGGACACTGCCAGCAAACACAGGAATTGCCCTCAACCCTGATATTGTTTATGTGCTTACAACTGATGGATTTATCGTAGCGAAGGATCTCTTTGAAAATCTCAAAGCAAAAGGTGTTGTAAAAGGTGAAATAGAAAAAGAGATTGAACCCAAAGAGCTAGAAAACCTCCATGCAATCAATCCTCTCAATAATCGTCGCAGTCGCATAGTGCTTGGATCGCATGTAACAACGGAAAGCGGTACGGGAGCCGTACATACTGCGCCTGGGCATGGTGAAGATGACTACCGCGTAGGACTTGCCTATAATCTTGAAGTACTTATGCCTGTGGATGATGCTGGAAGGTATGATGAGACAATTGTAAGAGAAAAGCTTCTTCCAGAAGAGTTTGTTGGTATGAATGTATTTGATGCAAATGAGAAGATCCTTGAGCTTCTTGGTGATAATCTCCTTTTGGCTGAAAAAATTGAGCACTCCTATCCTCACTGCTGGAGAACACATAAGCCTGTTATTTTTCGAGCTACAAAACAGTGGTTTATAGCGGTAGATAAGGCTCCAAAAGAGTTGCAAAAGACGCTGCGACAAATTGCTTTAGAAGAGGTTGAAAAAACAACTTTTTATCCAGAGTGGGGTCGCAACCGTTTGCGCTCGATGATAGAGAATCGTCCAGACTGGTGTATTTCAAGGCAGCGCGATTGGGGAGTGCCTATC
The Nitratiruptor tergarcus DSM 16512 genome window above contains:
- a CDS encoding integrase core domain-containing protein, translated to MQIKYTLPGLKGYKRLERIYYNSLMISEEAKRRKKILEFWEKYGLAATTEAFGVSRRTLFRWKKSLNDANGDIKALNPKSRRPKRVRESKVPREVINEIKRLRKEYPNIGKAKLYHLLKPFCEEKELKTPSESTIGRIIAKAPDTMRLFPYRIDTKGKVKPKKKTQKNRKPKNLKSKPFELWAVDTIQIVSNGIKRYILTMIDPLTRIAFAVAIPSKRAKHTAYALEALIDGITSIKQKRKLAILSDNGSEFKKEFDALLEQKGFTHYWTYPRSPKMNAHNERFNRTIQEQFIQYYEDLLFTDLDEFNKKLAKWLIDYNTKIPHSSLNFKSPVQYLLENHYECHMYWTYTNS
- a CDS encoding CinA family protein, which translates into the protein MKNIILYVGKEFLINTELVSYIKREALKKIECINAELYLAEKDKNLFLKISKALEEYDKTLIVTTPQSYATTSKIIATIFEDNLIANEEMLVPSKAKIVEKNSFLLTFADKSLNLIKAESCSKLPKILLESQKETALFYIFDMPKEEIVEKLLPLAKSYDIDFILSQESINLYKLFAYNKRFGDIAMFVQNAKLLIPQNLVVTTNIFEYLIERLSALHKTITFAESCTGGLLASLLTKVPGSSNIFNGSLVTYANEIKNAWLGVKQETLQAFGAVSEETVEEMLKGAMRVAQADFAIAISGIAGPGGATETKPVGTVVVGCKSASHEIIRTLYFKGDRNYIQYQAAMYGIKLLFEIAKDELF
- the ileS gene encoding isoleucine--tRNA ligase, with the protein product MDYKETLLLPKTTFPMRGNLPQNEPKRYKRWFEKDVYQKMKQKREGKPLFTLHDGPPYANGHIHIGHALNKILKDIIVKFNYFQGNAIRFTPGWDCHGLPIEQQVEKKLGTKKKEELPKTKIRELCREHASKFVNIQKEEFKGLGIVADWEKPYLTMDYAFEADIYRALCEIAKEGLLVERSKPVYWSWAAKTALAEAEVEYEDKVSPSIYVAFKLDKEAAQRVGKDASIIIWTTTPWTLPANTGIALNPDIVYVLTTDGFIVAKDLFENLKAKGVVKGEIEKEIEPKELENLHAINPLNNRRSRIVLGSHVTTESGTGAVHTAPGHGEDDYRVGLAYNLEVLMPVDDAGRYDETIVREKLLPEEFVGMNVFDANEKILELLGDNLLLAEKIEHSYPHCWRTHKPVIFRATKQWFIAVDKAPKELQKTLRQIALEEVEKTTFYPEWGRNRLRSMIENRPDWCISRQRDWGVPIAFFRDKTTGEVILDEKVLNYIAMIFERFGTDAWYSMEIKDLLYPGSGYDPQNLEKVMDILDVWFDSGSTWYAVLKSRRYDAGNYPADLYLEGSDQHRGWFQSSLLVSSAIEKRAPFKAILTHGFTVDEKGEKMSKSKGNVVAPQDVAKKFGVEILRLWVAMSDYQSDLKISENILKQIAEQYRKLRNTFRFMLANINDLEEINEEFGVLDRWILHKAAIVLSEVEEYFSQYEFSKAFQKLNHFIVNEFSGIYLDVCKDRLYCDAKEDVHRRASQSAMALIARSLLGLIAPVLTYTADEIVEHAPKIFKNDKEDIFDFAIERLAPVQSDFDEEYMLQARAKFNELADKLKKEKKIKATLEVVIETSSQKVLDLPKTEREDWFIVSGVESEIGGEELGDFECEGDTFVVRRATLHKCPRCWKYQALQEDKLCPRCQRVVDGL